From the genome of Sphingobacterium kitahiroshimense, one region includes:
- a CDS encoding family 16 glycosylhydrolase, whose translation MNRKTLNFMAAGSLLAVCSIHVSCSKEHVNQSTDQLLNVSKTKAVAITASVQSLSDYELIWSDEFNTVGGFDNSKWSYAERGTVAWNKYMTHTSDYVSQDGNNLVLRMDNAVIPTDPVPYHSGGVKSQSKFSMTFGKVEVRAKFTQGRGSWPAIWMMPEPATAYAGWPGCGEIDIMEHVNNEMVVHQSVHNATVTGSGGGTSATHSTNYNAADYNIYGLEWSPNALKFFVNNTLQYTYTKATGATWQQWPFDVPFYLILNQAGGAGWPGAITNADLPFNMQVDYVRVYNLPIFYNGGFETGTLSPWTSWGGNAAIVNSNMRTGLKCIQLTGGANAVEQYLTGLQPNTTYRFSGYGKVAAAGQQVLLGVKGYGGAAVDAAFNTTAYSNNSVTFTTGATQTTATLYFYKAGTGTVYGDDFTLEKL comes from the coding sequence ATGAACAGAAAAACCCTAAATTTTATGGCAGCTGGTTCTTTGCTAGCTGTTTGCAGTATTCATGTATCCTGCAGCAAAGAACATGTGAACCAATCAACTGATCAATTGTTAAATGTGTCAAAAACAAAAGCGGTTGCGATTACCGCTTCCGTACAAAGTTTATCCGATTATGAATTAATTTGGTCGGATGAATTCAATACGGTAGGGGGCTTTGACAACAGTAAATGGAGCTATGCCGAACGCGGTACTGTAGCCTGGAACAAGTATATGACGCATACATCTGATTATGTTTCGCAAGATGGTAATAATCTCGTGCTGCGCATGGACAATGCTGTGATTCCAACAGATCCGGTTCCGTATCATAGTGGCGGTGTTAAATCACAGAGTAAATTCAGTATGACCTTTGGTAAAGTAGAGGTCAGGGCAAAATTTACCCAAGGAAGGGGTTCGTGGCCAGCGATATGGATGATGCCAGAACCTGCAACGGCTTATGCCGGATGGCCGGGATGTGGTGAAATCGATATTATGGAGCATGTCAATAATGAGATGGTCGTGCATCAATCGGTGCATAATGCGACCGTAACAGGTTCTGGGGGAGGTACCAGTGCGACACATTCTACAAACTATAATGCAGCAGACTATAATATTTATGGTCTCGAGTGGAGCCCGAATGCGCTCAAATTTTTTGTTAATAATACCCTTCAGTATACGTATACGAAGGCCACTGGAGCGACCTGGCAACAATGGCCATTTGATGTTCCTTTTTATTTAATTTTAAATCAAGCTGGTGGAGCGGGTTGGCCTGGTGCTATTACGAACGCGGATTTGCCGTTTAATATGCAAGTGGATTATGTACGTGTTTATAATCTGCCTATCTTTTACAATGGTGGGTTTGAAACAGGTACACTTTCGCCTTGGACTTCTTGGGGTGGCAATGCGGCGATTGTTAATTCCAATATGCGTACAGGTTTAAAATGTATTCAATTGACGGGGGGAGCAAATGCTGTTGAACAGTATTTAACGGGACTGCAACCTAATACGACCTATCGGTTTTCTGGATATGGTAAAGTTGCCGCTGCTGGACAACAGGTGTTACTTGGGGTTAAAGGTTATGGCGGCGCTGCTGTCGATGCGGCCTTTAATACAACTGCATACAGCAATAATTCCGTTACTTTTACAACGGGAGCGACACAAACAACGGCAACTTTATACTTTTATAAGGCTGGTACCGGAACTGTTTACGGAGATGATTTTACTTTAGAAAAATTATAA
- a CDS encoding TonB-dependent receptor: MMKKFLFFALSVIATFNSYGQTDSKHTGRILDDKKGAPIAGITIKVPDLKLELVSDQNGGFIIPPKYKGQHLVEFSGVGYQTRSLKIDLGSHDVLSIPLSPSNLTLDEVIVTSAAISSSSKKNSTSIAVVGKQQLLEPATNAIEGLARLVPGVAAITTGSSIAKPVIRGLSSNRVVTISNGVKQQGNQWGDEHGIEIDQYGADRVEVLRGAASLMYGSDALGGVINFLEPLVPQSGEVKGEVLSNYSTNGGLSASSAMLTGNQNGFVWRGRGTYKNAYSFKTPTGYFPNSGFNETNFSAMFGLNKSWGYSHVNASFFRNNIGFYEPAFDSQGNYIDAAGNRFTDRDFKNRSLEFPKQDIRHTKLSWNNQLILDQGSLKFDLGYQNNQRREHDNPVPNLFLDLHTLTLDAKYTVNEFQGWQPAFGISAEHAKNSNKGAEFLLPDYQSFGAGAFGYLKKTWDNTTVNAGVRYDYRVNDGDGYVKDGETFEKYKNHFSNVSFATGLTHQVSPYINLKANLGNAFRSPNPAELSSNGVHEGTFRYEIGNTALKPEKSYQANISIYYDRGIFNGSISLYSNLIKDYIYISSRPGDETADGMAIYRYGQVDAQLNGFEGDFNITLFRYLTFNNIFSYTYAKNKTLDRPLPFIPAGQFKNSLKYSPEIKGLSASYLKVGIDNFFAQRRVDREFETSVSGYTLLNASLGTTFKIRGLNIQTYVAGNNLLDKKYYDALSRLRPGRLDHHDLSLGVYNPGRNVTFGLITSF; the protein is encoded by the coding sequence ATGATGAAGAAATTTTTATTTTTTGCTTTGTCGGTTATTGCTACGTTTAATAGTTACGGGCAGACGGACAGCAAGCATACCGGGCGCATTTTGGATGACAAAAAGGGGGCGCCGATAGCAGGGATTACTATTAAAGTACCGGACCTTAAGCTGGAGCTCGTTTCGGATCAGAACGGTGGGTTTATCATCCCCCCGAAATATAAGGGGCAACATTTGGTGGAATTTAGCGGTGTCGGTTACCAGACGCGAAGTTTGAAAATTGATTTGGGTAGTCATGATGTACTTTCAATTCCATTAAGTCCAAGCAATTTAACGCTAGATGAGGTCATTGTAACGAGTGCGGCGATCAGCTCAAGCAGTAAAAAAAATAGCACTTCAATCGCTGTTGTGGGCAAACAGCAATTATTGGAGCCAGCGACGAATGCAATAGAAGGTTTGGCGAGGCTAGTGCCGGGGGTAGCGGCGATTACGACTGGGTCATCTATCGCGAAGCCTGTAATACGGGGGCTATCATCCAACCGGGTTGTGACGATCAGCAACGGGGTCAAGCAGCAGGGAAATCAGTGGGGCGATGAGCACGGGATCGAGATCGATCAATATGGTGCAGATCGTGTCGAAGTATTGCGGGGTGCGGCATCTTTGATGTATGGATCCGATGCACTAGGAGGGGTGATCAATTTTTTGGAGCCCCTTGTTCCGCAAAGTGGGGAAGTTAAAGGCGAGGTATTATCCAATTATTCGACCAACGGCGGATTAAGTGCCAGTTCTGCTATGTTGACAGGTAATCAAAATGGATTTGTCTGGAGAGGAAGAGGAACTTATAAAAATGCTTATTCATTCAAGACCCCTACAGGTTATTTTCCAAACTCAGGTTTTAATGAAACGAATTTCAGCGCCATGTTTGGGCTTAATAAATCTTGGGGTTATTCCCATGTAAACGCATCTTTTTTTCGCAATAATATTGGATTTTATGAACCTGCTTTTGATAGCCAGGGTAATTATATCGATGCGGCAGGGAATCGTTTTACGGATCGAGATTTTAAAAATAGAAGCCTGGAGTTTCCGAAACAGGATATCCGACATACAAAGCTTTCCTGGAATAATCAGCTTATTTTAGATCAGGGATCATTAAAATTTGATCTTGGTTATCAGAACAACCAGCGTCGAGAACATGATAATCCTGTTCCCAATCTCTTTTTGGATCTGCATACATTAACCCTTGATGCGAAGTATACTGTCAATGAATTTCAGGGATGGCAGCCAGCTTTTGGGATCAGTGCCGAACATGCTAAAAATTCCAATAAAGGGGCTGAGTTTTTGCTTCCCGATTACCAGAGTTTTGGTGCGGGGGCTTTTGGGTATCTTAAAAAGACCTGGGATAACACAACAGTTAATGCTGGTGTGCGCTATGATTATCGTGTCAATGATGGTGATGGATATGTCAAAGATGGCGAAACATTTGAAAAGTATAAAAATCATTTTTCGAACGTTAGTTTTGCTACGGGTCTAACGCATCAAGTGAGTCCGTATATTAATTTAAAAGCCAATTTAGGGAATGCTTTTCGATCTCCCAATCCGGCAGAACTTAGTTCAAATGGTGTCCATGAGGGAACGTTCCGGTATGAAATCGGTAATACGGCTCTGAAGCCCGAAAAAAGTTATCAGGCGAATATCAGTATATACTACGATCGGGGTATATTTAATGGAAGTATCAGTCTTTATTCTAACCTGATCAAAGATTATATCTACATCTCATCACGGCCTGGTGATGAAACAGCCGATGGGATGGCAATTTACCGGTACGGTCAGGTTGATGCACAGCTGAATGGATTTGAAGGAGATTTTAATATAACCTTATTCCGCTATCTTACTTTTAACAATATATTCTCATACACGTATGCTAAAAATAAGACCCTGGATAGACCTTTACCTTTTATTCCAGCAGGACAGTTCAAAAATAGCCTGAAATATAGCCCGGAAATAAAAGGACTGTCGGCAAGCTATTTGAAAGTCGGTATTGATAACTTTTTTGCGCAACGACGCGTAGACCGTGAATTTGAAACCAGTGTGTCAGGATATACTTTGTTAAATGCTTCTTTAGGAACGACATTTAAGATCAGGGGATTAAATATACAAACGTATGTTGCTGGAAATAATTTGCTTGATAAAAAATATTACGATGCATTGAGCCGTCTGAGACCCGGCAGATTAGATCATCACGACCTCTCATTGGGTGTCTATAATCCGGGGCGAAATGTTACTTTTGGCCTGATTACATCTTTCTAA
- a CDS encoding zinc-binding alcohol dehydrogenase family protein: MKAIGFKKSLPINEVESFIEFEKEIVLPTGHDILVKIEAISINPVDYKIRQGAAKDNVLNEPKIIGWDAVGTVEEIGDKATLFKKGDHVFYAGDITKDGSNQEYQLVDERIVGFAPQKISVAEAAAMPLTALTAYEILFDRLRLDPDKDKGKSILIIGGAGGVGSVAIQLAKNILGLQVIATASRPDTIEWCKKLGADYVVNHKDLVNEVRNTGFDSVDIIVDFVDVNQYWDAMVALIKPQGKIGSISDPTEPVNLRQLKGKSVSFHWELMFTRSMFQTEDLIEQHHILNKIAQLLDARTLQSTLNKTIEGFTADNLKEAHRLLESGKTIGKVVLKF, translated from the coding sequence ATGAAAGCAATAGGATTTAAAAAATCATTACCTATCAACGAAGTAGAAAGCTTCATTGAATTTGAAAAAGAAATAGTTCTACCAACAGGACATGATATTTTAGTAAAAATCGAGGCCATCTCCATCAACCCGGTCGATTATAAAATTAGACAGGGCGCCGCAAAAGACAACGTCTTGAATGAACCAAAAATCATTGGTTGGGATGCTGTAGGTACTGTGGAAGAAATTGGAGATAAAGCGACGCTTTTCAAAAAAGGAGATCATGTTTTCTACGCAGGAGACATTACAAAAGACGGTTCCAATCAGGAGTATCAATTGGTGGACGAGCGCATTGTTGGCTTTGCTCCACAAAAGATAAGCGTTGCAGAAGCTGCTGCAATGCCTTTAACGGCGCTTACGGCCTACGAAATTTTGTTTGACCGTTTACGACTGGATCCTGACAAAGACAAAGGTAAGTCCATATTGATTATCGGCGGTGCAGGTGGCGTGGGTTCCGTGGCCATACAATTGGCTAAAAACATTTTAGGATTACAAGTTATTGCAACAGCATCGAGACCAGACACAATTGAATGGTGCAAAAAACTTGGAGCAGACTATGTTGTGAACCACAAAGATTTAGTGAACGAAGTAAGAAATACCGGTTTTGATTCGGTAGATATTATTGTAGATTTTGTAGATGTAAATCAATATTGGGATGCGATGGTGGCACTCATCAAACCACAGGGAAAAATAGGTTCAATCAGCGATCCGACAGAACCGGTAAACCTCCGCCAGCTAAAAGGCAAAAGTGTCAGCTTTCATTGGGAGCTCATGTTTACACGTTCCATGTTTCAAACAGAAGACCTGATAGAACAGCATCATATCCTAAACAAAATTGCCCAACTCTTAGATGCACGGACTTTACAGTCAACCCTTAATAAGACCATAGAAGGATTTACGGCAGATAACCTAAAAGAGGCGCACCGTCTATTGGAAAGTGGGAAAACAATCGGTAAAGTAGTACTAAAATTTTAA
- a CDS encoding cytochrome-c peroxidase: protein MKNWIVYGLFAIALLAVMCKGNTQGNDKDLEFLRTSVLQQNVHFEKQIDQLIASVERKDPSRNLQSQFDSIRSNYKSMEWAVAYFMPETARFLNGPNLDEIEIEENAVIEAEGLQTLEEYFYPAYDGSQQQETLRFLKKLKNKSLAIDTYFEVNTLSLPQVMEALRNQIFRVTTLGITGFDTPVSGHGLKESIAALNGVGDALLMIKPIVKNGDKIDYILNLIKAANKELDKVKDKDSFDYLVFIDLHLNRLSDALFDFRTTEGIVPLDVNHPINPEASNLFSEKAFNPDFFAPSEKHKMSGVKVALGAKLFRENMLSGDQSRSCISCHHPEKAFSDGLKVPMALSGIPMDRNTPSISYSNYQHGQFWDMRREDLEGQSVDVITNKDEMHGDMTKIAAHLNKEHSYSSDFKKIYQTDTIEGWQLQNVLASYVRSLSVFSSPFDQYMKGDKQAMTQEQRDGFNLFIGKGKCATCHFIPLFNGTVPPEYSKTESEVLGVATDYTNKILDPDRGRGRYHSTVDQLQYAFKTPTVRNSSKTAPYMHNGGYTTLEQVMDFYNKGGGKQFGFALENQTLPTDSLELTDQETAKIIAFIKALDD from the coding sequence ATGAAAAATTGGATCGTATATGGTCTGTTTGCTATTGCCTTGTTAGCTGTTATGTGCAAAGGAAATACTCAGGGTAACGATAAGGATCTCGAATTTCTGAGAACTTCTGTTTTGCAACAGAATGTGCATTTTGAAAAGCAGATTGATCAGCTTATAGCTTCTGTGGAGCGGAAAGATCCGTCGAGAAATTTACAGTCTCAATTTGATAGCATACGGTCGAATTATAAATCGATGGAATGGGCAGTTGCATATTTTATGCCCGAGACTGCACGTTTTTTGAATGGGCCCAATCTGGATGAAATTGAGATTGAAGAAAATGCGGTTATTGAAGCTGAAGGTTTACAGACTTTAGAGGAGTATTTTTACCCGGCATATGATGGTTCGCAGCAACAGGAAACCTTACGGTTTTTAAAAAAATTAAAGAACAAATCTTTAGCGATTGACACTTATTTTGAAGTAAATACGCTATCCCTTCCTCAGGTTATGGAAGCGCTTCGTAATCAAATTTTCAGGGTCACGACGTTGGGAATTACAGGTTTTGATACTCCAGTATCGGGTCACGGACTGAAAGAATCAATAGCTGCGCTTAACGGTGTCGGAGATGCTCTCTTAATGATCAAGCCAATCGTAAAAAATGGGGATAAAATTGATTATATCCTGAACCTCATCAAAGCCGCCAATAAAGAATTGGACAAGGTAAAGGATAAAGACAGTTTTGACTATCTGGTTTTTATCGATTTGCACCTTAATCGACTGTCTGATGCTTTATTTGATTTTCGTACTACAGAAGGTATTGTTCCTCTAGATGTAAACCACCCGATAAATCCCGAAGCCTCAAACCTATTTAGTGAGAAAGCATTCAATCCTGATTTTTTCGCGCCGTCGGAAAAACACAAAATGAGCGGAGTAAAGGTTGCTCTAGGTGCTAAACTGTTTCGTGAAAATATGCTCTCTGGTGATCAGAGTCGCTCCTGTATTTCTTGCCATCATCCTGAAAAAGCATTTTCTGATGGACTGAAAGTTCCGATGGCACTGTCAGGAATACCTATGGATCGTAATACTCCGTCTATTTCCTATAGCAATTATCAGCATGGTCAATTCTGGGATATGCGTAGGGAAGACCTAGAAGGACAGAGTGTAGATGTGATTACAAATAAAGATGAGATGCATGGTGACATGACGAAAATAGCGGCTCATCTCAATAAGGAGCATAGCTATAGCAGTGACTTCAAAAAAATCTATCAGACCGATACAATCGAGGGCTGGCAACTGCAAAATGTACTAGCAAGTTATGTCCGCTCTTTGTCTGTATTCAGTTCGCCATTTGACCAGTACATGAAAGGGGATAAGCAGGCGATGACGCAGGAACAGCGGGATGGTTTTAACCTGTTTATTGGAAAGGGAAAGTGTGCGACCTGTCATTTTATACCTTTGTTCAACGGTACCGTTCCTCCTGAATATAGCAAGACCGAGTCTGAGGTACTAGGTGTGGCGACAGATTATACGAATAAAATATTGGATCCTGATAGGGGGAGAGGTCGTTATCATAGTACGGTAGATCAATTGCAGTATGCTTTTAAAACGCCTACTGTGCGCAACAGTAGTAAAACGGCTCCGTATATGCATAATGGTGGTTACACGACCTTAGAGCAGGTGATGGATTTTTACAATAAAGGTGGTGGAAAGCAATTTGGATTTGCACTGGAAAACCAGACTTTACCGACAGATTCTTTGGAATTGACGGATCAGGAAACGGCTAAAATCATTGCTTTTATCAAGGCGCTGGATGATTAA
- a CDS encoding STAS/SEC14 domain-containing protein has protein sequence MLKVIQNLPEHVFGVRASGEVTKDDLKDVLLPGLESLANQYKEIYYLLVLDTDVQNFTAGAWVQDLVAGVKHFTDWKKMAIVTDQKAVEKFTDAFSYISPGEAKGYELRELQDAIDWLSIKK, from the coding sequence ATGCTTAAAGTTATTCAAAATCTGCCTGAACATGTGTTTGGCGTTCGTGCAAGTGGAGAGGTCACCAAAGATGATTTAAAAGATGTTTTATTGCCGGGCCTGGAATCCTTAGCCAATCAATATAAAGAGATCTACTATCTTTTGGTATTGGATACCGATGTGCAGAACTTTACTGCAGGTGCCTGGGTGCAGGATCTGGTAGCAGGAGTGAAGCACTTTACAGATTGGAAGAAGATGGCTATCGTAACCGATCAAAAAGCGGTAGAAAAATTTACGGATGCCTTTAGTTACATCAGTCCGGGCGAAGCTAAGGGCTATGAACTCCGTGAGCTACAAGATGCGATCGATTGGTTGAGTATTAAAAAATAA
- a CDS encoding SWIM zinc finger family protein yields MAITDLAFSYSNNSTLVQQSGMQQLVLAHQSELSEVSAVPCFFWGSITDPLLTSKCLLTLAKVVQSSFGPVPPSLRDPIVSAGTDQIRFEGFSSCNGVYARVDLLEDAIDGEFISSGTTNVDFNEPMLNALNAVKKTEKMVLGVGSKEVSISTDKTKVVEKKVTLPPRWIKGLTSVQLYLAGMQEKYSLSKIQIIQLFQGIPKGNVKGELFLSQRGPRFVFSPIATAGSVRVGGVQRLRLLEGILPYAEKLIVYQEDGGESCAFVADFGKIRLSLALSPDNYRGFSGEGNVLENMVKAVPQEWVHAVNSLLKSNALFDPTLLAIEHDVDFASMDTLTGSLSSIGLLGYDLHDHQHYYRRLPFKTERILALNPRLKNAQKLVTTDGVQFVKNTPNYIEARVEGSGVKHTVIIAGDKQQCTCDWFTNHQGKRGLCKHILAVKMLNG; encoded by the coding sequence ATGGCAATTACAGATTTAGCGTTCAGCTACAGCAATAATTCAACACTTGTACAGCAATCAGGAATGCAGCAATTGGTGCTTGCCCACCAGTCCGAATTAAGTGAGGTAAGTGCTGTTCCGTGTTTTTTCTGGGGCAGTATTACCGATCCGCTATTAACTTCAAAATGCTTATTGACATTGGCCAAAGTGGTGCAGTCTAGTTTTGGACCGGTACCCCCGAGCCTACGGGATCCTATTGTATCTGCTGGTACAGATCAGATCCGCTTTGAAGGATTCTCTTCCTGCAATGGTGTGTATGCACGGGTTGACCTGCTTGAAGATGCCATTGATGGCGAGTTTATCAGCAGTGGTACGACCAATGTAGACTTTAATGAGCCTATGCTCAATGCTTTAAATGCCGTTAAAAAAACGGAGAAAATGGTGCTGGGTGTCGGAAGTAAAGAGGTTTCCATCAGTACCGATAAAACCAAAGTAGTGGAAAAGAAAGTCACTTTACCACCCCGATGGATCAAAGGATTGACTTCTGTACAGCTTTATCTTGCCGGTATGCAAGAAAAATACAGTTTGTCCAAAATACAGATTATCCAACTGTTTCAGGGCATTCCAAAAGGGAATGTGAAAGGTGAGTTATTCCTGAGCCAAAGAGGGCCCAGGTTTGTGTTTTCACCTATTGCAACAGCGGGATCAGTACGCGTAGGCGGTGTACAGCGCTTGCGTTTATTGGAGGGAATCTTGCCTTATGCGGAAAAGTTGATCGTCTATCAGGAAGACGGAGGCGAGAGTTGTGCCTTTGTTGCCGATTTTGGTAAGATCAGACTTTCGTTGGCATTATCGCCCGATAACTACCGTGGTTTTTCAGGGGAAGGAAATGTATTGGAAAATATGGTCAAGGCGGTGCCTCAAGAATGGGTACATGCCGTGAACAGCCTGCTCAAGTCCAATGCACTTTTTGATCCGACTTTATTAGCGATAGAACACGATGTGGATTTTGCATCCATGGATACCTTGACAGGTTCCCTTTCCTCAATAGGTTTACTCGGGTATGATCTGCACGATCATCAGCATTATTACCGCAGATTGCCCTTCAAGACAGAGCGTATTCTTGCTCTAAATCCAAGATTGAAGAATGCACAGAAATTAGTGACAACAGATGGTGTTCAATTTGTCAAAAATACGCCAAACTATATCGAAGCCCGAGTTGAAGGTTCGGGTGTAAAGCATACCGTGATTATTGCTGGAGACAAACAGCAATGTACCTGTGACTGGTTTACGAATCATCAAGGAAAACGCGGACTGTGTAAACATATTTTAGCAGTGAAAATGCTAAATGGCTAG
- a CDS encoding alkene reductase produces MFTKLFESYILKGIALKNRFLMAPMTRSRASQPGDIPNALMATYYAQRASAGLIITEATQVSLQGKGYAKTPGIYTQEQIEGWKLTTKAVHHAGSKIFLQLWHVGRVSSSKVNGLQPIAPSALIAKDTNVYIFDGAPNGDATFVPVEEPREMTQEDIEVVIQEFAQGAKNAIEAGFDGVEIHGANGYLIDQFLRSNSNQRIDAYGGTQENRIRLLIQITKAVIMAVGKERTGVRLSPFITFKDMDDAEILDTIMLAAAELNKLDIAYIHLCEADWADAPLIPEIFRLELRKKFTNTIIVTGNKTPEEGEKLLADNLVDLIGFGRKFLTNPDYPQRVKLEAPLNDISDNHTLFGGGDARGYTDYTFMN; encoded by the coding sequence ATGTTTACAAAACTTTTCGAATCCTATATCCTGAAAGGGATAGCATTAAAAAACCGTTTCCTGATGGCTCCGATGACACGCTCAAGGGCATCACAACCCGGCGATATTCCGAATGCTTTAATGGCAACATACTATGCCCAAAGAGCATCTGCAGGACTTATCATCACAGAAGCTACCCAAGTTTCTTTACAAGGAAAGGGCTATGCAAAAACACCTGGAATTTATACCCAAGAACAAATTGAAGGTTGGAAATTAACAACAAAAGCCGTACATCATGCCGGTAGCAAGATCTTTTTACAACTGTGGCATGTTGGAAGAGTTTCATCTTCCAAAGTTAACGGATTACAACCTATTGCACCATCGGCATTAATAGCAAAAGATACGAATGTTTATATATTTGATGGTGCACCCAATGGAGATGCTACTTTTGTACCTGTCGAAGAACCAAGAGAAATGACGCAAGAAGATATTGAGGTGGTCATTCAAGAATTTGCACAAGGAGCAAAAAATGCAATAGAAGCTGGTTTCGACGGAGTAGAAATTCACGGAGCTAATGGTTATTTGATTGATCAGTTTTTACGGAGCAACTCCAATCAAAGAATCGATGCGTATGGAGGTACTCAAGAAAACAGGATTCGATTATTAATTCAGATTACCAAAGCTGTAATTATGGCTGTAGGTAAAGAAAGAACAGGCGTACGTCTTTCTCCGTTCATTACTTTTAAGGATATGGACGATGCCGAAATACTTGATACAATTATGTTAGCCGCGGCGGAATTAAATAAATTAGATATTGCCTACATCCATCTCTGTGAAGCAGATTGGGCAGATGCACCCTTAATTCCAGAAATATTCAGATTAGAATTGAGAAAAAAATTCACAAATACCATCATCGTAACAGGAAATAAAACTCCTGAAGAAGGAGAAAAACTATTAGCAGACAATTTGGTTGACTTAATAGGTTTTGGAAGGAAATTTTTAACAAATCCGGATTATCCGCAACGTGTTAAATTGGAAGCTCCCTTAAATGACATATCAGACAATCATACTTTATTTGGAGGAGGCGATGCCCGAGGATACACAGATTATACTTTTATGAACTGA